The following proteins come from a genomic window of Sorghum bicolor cultivar BTx623 chromosome 3, Sorghum_bicolor_NCBIv3, whole genome shotgun sequence:
- the LOC8078676 gene encoding pentatricopeptide repeat-containing protein At3g02650, mitochondrial has product MWRSRARALLLLRSTIPRSPPPPPPPYATRTLTHLPPPRPLSRFLASSPDPIPDASSSAAADPFPEAFSSPTEASQDDATEAGEDNLSSMWEEAGDADDIFVSPSGADAVADDEEVARVCAAVESTPEDKIASTLADMIVDFNEPLLAAVLLAAEQCSCKKLISLFNYAAKNNPAAKSLSNLEILVSKVADSDEIDKTDAYLLWDSIKEIGSVPGSVSTPLLNEMIAIFWKLEKSKAALEVFSKFDEFGCTPDSDSYYLVIEAARKKSMFRSVSEVCEKVIGSACFPNGEKTGRILTYLCEGKKVKMAHSLYLAAKEKKIQIPKSALDFLVGALARNDETTGTALELLEEYQGESLKHAGKSFATVVHALCRVNKMEDANSLLTRMVQLEEYQGESLKNAGKTFATVIHGLCRKKKLEDAKTLLMRMVNVGPAPGNAVFNFVITALSKQREMEDAKGLMRVMEGQGITPDIYTYSVLMSGYIKGGMISEAHDLLREAKKVHPKLNRVAYHIVIRGYCKMEDFEKAIECLKEMRKDGLLPNVDEYDKLIQSLCLKAMDWRRAEKLLEEMEDSGLCLRGISHSLIAAVKELEGEEMQSKASQEA; this is encoded by the coding sequence ATGTGGCGTTCGCGAGCTCGTGCGCTTCTCCTACTTCGCTCGACCATTCCCCGGTCACCGCCGCCACCTCCACCACCATATGCCACTCGAACCCTAACCCACCTCCCACCTCCCCGCCCTCTCTCCCGCTTCCTCGCCTCCTCTCCGGATCCCATCCCCGATGCCtcttcctccgccgccgcggaTCCCTTCCCTGAAGCCTTCTCCTCCCCGACCGAGGCCTCCCAAGATGATGCTACTGAGGCCGGGGAGGACAACCTGAGTTCGATGTGGGAGGAAGCTGGGGACGCCGACGATATCTTCGTCTCCCCCAGCGGCGCCGACGCCGTAGCCGACGATGAGGAGGTCGCCCGCGTGTGCGCCGCCGTCGAGTCCACTCCCGAGGACAAGATCGCGTCCACCCTCGCCGACATGATCGTGGACTTCAACGAGCCGCTCCTCGCCGCAGTCCTCCTTGCTGCCGAGCAATGCTCCTGTAAGAAGCTGATTTCCCTGTTCAACTATGCCGCGAAGAATAACCCCGCTGCCAAGAGCCTCTCGAATCTTGAGATCCTCGTGAGCAAGGTAGCTGATTCTGATGAGATAGACAAGACAGACGCTTATTTGCTTTGGGATTCGATCAAGGAAATTGGCTCTGTGCCAGGATCAGTGAGTACACCGTTGTTGAATGAAATGATCGCCATATTTTGGAAGCTTGAGAAGTCGAAGGCAGCGCTGGAGGTGTTTTCTAAGTTCGATGAGTTTGGTTGTACTCCGGACAGTGACAGCTATTATCTTGTGATTGAAGCAGCACGAAAGAAGTCCATGTTTCGCTCTGTTTCTGAAGTCTGTGAGAAGGTGATTGGCTCTGCCTGCTTCCCTAATGGTGAGAAGACTGGTAGGATTTTAACTTACCTTTGTGaggggaagaaggtgaagatggCACACTCATTATACCTTGCagcaaaggaaaaaaagatTCAGATCCCAAAGTCAGCCTTGGATTTCCTTGTTGGTGCTTTGGCAAGGAATGATGAGACGACCGGTACTGCTCTGGAGCTGCTGGAAGAGTACCAAGGGGAATCGCTTAAGCATGCAGGCAAGTCCTTTGCCACGGTTGTACATGCTTTGTGTAGGGTAAACAAAATGGAAGATGCAAATAGTTTGTTGACGAGGATGGTGCAGCTTGAAGAGTACCAAGGGGAATCTCTTAAGAATGCAGGCAAGACATTTGCGACAGTTATACATGGTTTGTGTAGGAAAAAGAAATTGGAGGATGCAAAAACATTGTTGATGAGGATGGTAAATGTTGGCCCAGCTCCAGGTAATGCAGTGTTTAATTTTGTCATCACAGCATTGTCAAAACAGAGAGAAATGGAGGATGCAAAAGGTTTGATGAGAGTGATGGAGGGCCAAGGGATCACTCCTGATATCTATACTTAcagtgtgctcatgagtggctaCATTAAAGGAGGCATGATCAGTGAAGCCCATGATCTACTTCGTGAAGCTAAGAAAGTTCATCCAAAGCTAAACAGGGTTGCTTATCATATAGTTATCCGTGGATACTGCAAGATGGAGGACTTTGAGAAGGCCATTGAGTGCCTAAAGGAGATGAGGAAAGATGGGTTGCTGCCAAATGTGGACGAGTATGACAAACTGATTCAGTCATTGTGTCTGAAGGCTATGGACTGGAGAAGAGCTGAGAAACTCCTGGAGGAAATGGAGGATAGTGGTTTATGCCTAAGGGGTATAAGTCACAGCCTCATAGCTGCAGTCAAGGAGTTGGAAGGAGAGGAAATGCAGTCAAAGGCGAGCCAAGAAGCATAG
- the LOC8078677 gene encoding beta-glucosidase 4 codes for MERTNCHTGHSALGSASPARPMLSRLARVTPPSIGRQGRHAVVAAHVFSPCALAGRGKRRVCRLPLRANANVRRQRHLLIDTPHRNPKAHASEFTNSSSSPRRDRSHAFHSSAPATPPLSPPAGAMGSTGRDPEVTRADFPDGFVFGVATSAYQIEGARREGGKGDSIWDVFTDDKERVLDKSNAEIAVDHYHRYKEDIELMASLGFSAYRFSISWARIFPDGLGEKVNEQGVAFYNDLINFMISKGIEPYATLYHWDLPNNLQKTLGGWISDKIVEYFALYAEACFANFGDRVKRWITINEPLQTAINGYGIGIFAPGGCQGETARCYLAAHHQILAHAAAVDVYRRKFKAAQGGEVGFVVDCEWAEPFSEKAEDQIAAQRRIDFQLGWYLDPIYFGDYPESMRQRLGSDLPTFSEKDKEFIRNKIDFIGLNHYTSRLIAHHQNPDDVYFYQVQQMERIEKWNSGEKIGERAASEWLFIVPWGLRKVLNYIVKKYNNPVIYITENGMDDEDDQSATLDQVLNDTTRVGYFKGYLNSVAQAIKDGADIRGYFAWSFLDNFEWAMGYTKRFGIVYVDYKNGLSRHPKASALWFSRFLKGEAAENKPDTN; via the exons ATGGAACGGACGAACTGCCACACTGGACACAGCGCTCTCGGATCTGCCTCGCCGGCTCGCCCCATGCTCTCCCGTCTCGCTCGCGTGACACCACCCTCCATTGGCCGACAGGGACGACACGCCGTCGTGGCTGCTCACGTGTTCTCACCCTGCGCTCTCGCCGGCCGAGGCAAGCGCCGAGTGTGCCGCCTTCCGCTCCGAGCAAACGCCAACGTCAGGCGCCAACGCCATTTATTAATCGACACCCCCCACCGCAACCCCAAAGCCCACGCTTCCGAATTcaccaactcctcctcctcgcctcgTCGAGATCGCTCTCACGCCTTCCATAGTTCCGCTCCAGCAACTCCACCACTCAGCCCGCCCGCCGGAGCAATGGGGAGCACGGGGCGCGACCCGGAGGTGACCCGCGCCGACTTCCCCGACGGCTTCGTCTTCGGCGTCGCCACCTCCGCGTACCAG ATTGAGGGAGCGAGAAGGGAGGGAGGCAAAGGAGACAGCATATGGGATGTATTTACAGATGACAAAG AACGTGTCTTAGACAAAAGCAATGCAGAAATTGCAGTTGACCACTACCATCGATACAAG GAAGACATTGAGCTCATGGCAAGTCTAGGTTTTAGCGCGTACAGATTTTCTATATCTTGGGCACGTATATTTCCTG ATGGCTTGGGGGAAAAGGTCAATGAGCAAGGAGTCGCCTTCTACAATGACCTCATCAACTTTATGATTTCGAAAG GTATTGAGCCTTACGCAACTCTGTATCATTGGGATCTTCcaaacaatcttcaaaaaactCTGGGGGGCTGGATTTCTGACAAGATTGT GGAGTACTTTGCATTGTATGCAGAAGCTTGCTTTGCAAATTTTGGAGACAGAGTAAAGCGTTGGATAACAATCAATGAGCCTCTCCAAACTGCAATCAATGGTTATGGTATTGGAATATTTGCACCTGGTGGATGCCAAGGTGAAACTGCAAGATGTTACTTGGCTGCCCATCACCAAATCTTGGCTCATGCTGCTGCTGTTGATGTTTATAGAAGAAAATTCAAG GCTGCACAAGGTGGTGAAGTAGGCTTCGTTGTGGACTGTGAATGGGCAGAGCCTTTTTCTGAAAAAGCGGAAGACCAAATTGCTGCACAACGGAGGATTGACTTTCAACTTGGATG GTACCTAGATCCGATATATTTTGGTGATTACCCAGAAAGCATGCGTCAACGACTGGGCAGTGATCTTCCAACCTTCTCAGAGAAAGATAAAGAATTCATCAGGAACAAAATTGATTTTATTGGACTGAATCATTATACTTCGAGACTCATTGCTCATCACCAAAATCCAGATGATGTTTATTTCTACCAAGTGCAACAAATGGAGAGAATAG AAAAATGGAATAGTGGTGAAAAAATTGGTGAAAGG GCTGCATCTGAATGGCTTTTCATAGTTCCTTGGGGCCTTCGTAAAGTACTTAATTATATAGTGAAGAAATACAATAATCCAGTAATTTATATTACTGAGAATG GCATGGATGATGAAGATGATCAATCCGCAACACTTGACCAGGTCCTAAATGACACGACAAGAGTCGGTTACTTCAAAGGATACCTCAATTCAGTTGCACAAGCCATCAA GGACGGAGCTGATATCCGTGGGTACTTTGCGTGGTCATTCCTGGACAACTTTGAGTGGGCTATGGGCTACACCAAGAGGTTTGGTATAGTTTACGTCGATTACAAGAATGGGCTGTCCAGGCATCCTAAAGCATCGGCCCTGTGGTTCTCGCGCTTCCTGAAGGGCGAGGCTGCCGAAAACAAACCTGATACAAACTGA
- the LOC8078678 gene encoding formin-like protein 1 yields MPSPRQFLQLLLPILLATCCVDGGNGPDDALATARRQLHQPFFVPDQPGQPSAPPPFFPAMPVTPPPPMPTGQNQPTYPALVLPNTGSSGATPPAGSSHGSKKASKLVPAILLPLLTVAVLGLSVAFFFSHRRSNAARGGGGGCVGGGDAKFLHPERTSLFARDEFGGSGGGGGGGAAPAPATSAEFLYVGTLASRADERSSDTTSSGDEESRSSGGSPELRPLPPLARQCAPAPSRSPGGGSPSSGEEEFYSPRGSSTKTTSSSRRTLATAVQAALEARDRSRTPSPGSVLSTPSYPSSPGATLSPAPASPPAFSSPGESGRRSVKSRSESARVVVLPPVPPTPPPPPPFAPTLPPPPPPRRKPPSPSPPCSPLNDKSALRSSTDTIEINPFVQPPSLPTSTHPPRPPPAAGPPPPPPPPPPPPVGYWESRVRKPDTSKETRSPALSPPPQAANFRSVPAPTDAFPSRLPESSDQGDKSEDTTPRPKLKPLHWDKVRASSDRVMVWDQLKSSSFQVNEEMIETLFICNPANAPAKEATRRPVLPTPKAENKVLDPKKAQNIAILLRALNVTKEEVCDALCEGNTENFGAELLETLLKMAPTKEEEIKLREFKEETSPIKLNPAEKFLKAVLDVPFAFKRVDAMLYIANFESEVNYLKKSFETLESACDELRSSRLFLKLLEAVLKTGNRMNVGTNRGDAHAFKLDTLLKLVDVKGTDGHTTLLHFVVQEIIRTEGSRLSASTQTTPRTQANPLREELECKKLGLQVVAGLANELSNVKKAAAMDSDVLSSYVTKLAGGIDKITEVLRLNEELKSRDDAWQFHDRMQKFLKKADDEIIRVQCQESVALSLVKEITEYFHGDSAKEEAHPFRIFMVVRDFLTVLDQVCKEVGRINDRTIASSVRHFPVPVNPMMPQLFPRLHALRAGFSDDESSAASVSSP; encoded by the exons ATGCCATCTCCCAGGCAATTCTTGCAGCTGCTGTTACCCATCTTGCTCGCCACTTGCTGCGTCGATGGAGGCAACGGCCCCGACGACGCTCTCGCCACCGCGAGGAGGCAGCTTCACCAGCCCTTCTTCGTCCCGGATCAGCCCGGGCAGccgtcggcgccgccgccgttctttccAGCGATGCCGGTGACGCCGCCGCCTCCGATGCCGACGGGGCAGAACCAGCCGACGTACCCTGCTCTGGTGCTCCCCAACACCGGCTCCAGCGGCGCCACGCCTCCGGCCGGAAGCTCGCACGGCTCCAAGAAGGCATCCAAGCTCGTCCCGGCCATACTGCTGCCGCTGCTCACGGTGGCCGTGCTCGGGCTGTCCGtcgccttcttcttctcgcACCGCCGGAGCAATGCGGCGCGTGGCGGAGGAGGCGGGTGTGTCGGTGGCGGGGACGCCAAGTTCTTGCACCCGGAAAGGACGAGCCTCTTCGCCCGCGACGAGTTcggtggcagcggcggcggtggcggcggcggggccgcgccggcgccggctaCCTCTGCCGAGTTCCTCTACGTGGGGACACTGGCGAGCAGAGCGGACGAGAGGAGCAGCGACACGACGTCGTCCGGCGACGAGGAGTCCCGGAGCTCGGGCGGATCGCCCGAGCTCCGCCCGCTTCCGCCGCTAGCGCGGCAGTGCGCGCCAGCGCCGTCGAGGAGCCCCGGTGGGGGCTCCCCGTCGTCCGGAGAAGAAGAATTCTACTCGCCGCGGGGCTCATCAACGAAGACCACCTCCAGCTCGCGCAGGACTCTGGCGACGGCAGTACAGGCGGCCCTCGAAGCGCGGGACCGCTCCAGGACTCCGTCCCCTGGGTCGGTCCTGAGCACGCCGTCGTACCCATCTTCGCCGGGGGCGACGCTGTCCCCCGCGCCCGCCTCGCCGCCTGCCTTCTCCAGCCCAGGCGAGTCCGGACGCCGCTCCGTCAAGTCAAGATCGGAAAGCGCGCGTGTCGTCGTCCTCCCGCCGGTTCCTCCGACCCCGCCCCCGCCTCCTCCCTTCGCACCGACACTGCCACCACCGCCACCTCCTCGCCGGAAACCACCGTCCCCATCACCACCGTGCTCTCCATTAAACGACAAATCAGCTCTCAGATCCAGCACCGACACCATCGAAATAAACCCATTCGTCCAACCACCATCCCTACCGACGAGCACACACCCGCCACGGCCACCTCCGGCTGCAGGGccgccgccacctcctcctccgccaccgccgccgccggtgggcTACTGGGAGAGCCGTGTCCGGAAGCCTGACACGTCCAAAGAAACACGTTCGCCGGCACTGTCGCCGCCACCCCAAGCTGCAAACTTCAGGAGCGTCCCTGCACCCACCGACGCGTTCCCAAGCCGGCTGCCCGAGAGCTCCGACCAAGGCGACAAGTCCGAGGACACGACACCACGGCCGAAGCTGAAGCCGCTGCACTGGGACAAGGTCCGGGCCAGCTCCGACCGCGTCATGGTGTGGGATCAGCTCAAGTCCAGTTCATTCCA GGTGAACGAGGAGATGATCGAGACGCTGTTCATCTGCAATCCAGCCAATGCGCCGGCCAAGGAGGCGACGAGAAGGCCGGTGCTGCCGACGCCCAAGGCCGAGAACAAGGTCCTAGATCCGAAGAAGGCGCAGAACATTGCCATCTTGCTGCGCGCGCTGAATGTGACCAAAGAAGAGGTCTGCGACGCTCTCTGCGAAG GTAACACGGAGAACTTTGGAGCAGAATTACTGGAGACCTTGCTGAAGATGGCTCCTACCAAGGAAGAGGAGATTAAACTGAGAGAATTCAAAGAGGAGACTTCTCCAATTAAGCTAAATCCAGCTGAGAAGTTCCTCAAGGCAGTGCTTGATGTGCCTTTTGCCTTCAAGAGAGTAGATGCAATGCTTTACATAGCGAACTTTGAATCAGAGGTCAATTACCTAAAGAAGTCGTTTGAGACCCTTGAG TCTGCTTGTGATGAGCTTAGAAGCAGCAGACTATTTCTTAAGCTACTTGAAGCAGTTCTGAAGACTGGCAACAGGATGAatgttggcacaaaccgtggGGATGCACACGCGTTCAAGCTTGACACTCTACTCAAATTGGTTGATGTCAAAGGCACCGATGGACACACAACCCTTCTACACTTCGTCGTACAGGAGATCATCCGAACAGAGGGCTCCCGTCTATCTGCCAGCACCCAAACAACTCCAAGAACCCAAGCAAATCCTCTACGAGAAGAGCTTGAGTGCAAGAAGCTAGGCCTCCAGGTAGTGGCTGGCCTTGCCAACGAGCTCAGCAATGTCAAGAAGGCAGCTGCCATGGATTCCGACGTGCTTAGCAGCTACGTTACCAAACTTGCTGGAGGAATAGACAAGATCACTGAGGTACTGCGATTGAACGAAGAGTTGAAGTCAAGGGATGATGCGTGGCAGTTCCACGACAGAATGCAAAAGTTCTTGAAGAAGGCAGACGACGAGATCATCAGGGTTCAGTGTCAGGAGAGCGTGGCACTGTCGCTCGTTAAGGAAATCACCGAGTACTTCCATGGTGATTCCGCGAAGGAGGAGGCTCACCCTTTCAGGATCTTCATGGTCGTAAGGGATTTCCTAACGGTTCTTGATCAGGTCTGCAAGGAAGTGGGCAGGATCAACGACCGAACCATCGCCAGCTCAGTGCGCCATTTCCCGGTGCCCGTGAACCCAATGATGCCGCAATTGTTCCCACGGCTTCATGCTTTGAGAGCTGGATTCTCCGACGATGAGAGTTCAGCTGCTTCAGTGTCATCGCCATGA
- the LOC110433774 gene encoding uncharacterized protein LOC110433774 has translation MMNLYRVEYWKKRGRPRELYADASCVDAPVPPDLPVPNCDCQKPAEVMQSRHPDTAARCFYTCGQFNDHEKCFFFQWIDGPDKFDPRFLLFAGICHGKFPRDRFKRWVPPPPNPPPMTSEEKEVATARRLDDPPKCFCGDKAMVEQTRGLEFVCPNKHPDYSMEKCRFREWLYGPKSHWPEEKKKKNDRIITAVPPVKCKCGVEASYGLVPSELGVGYFCGHMVDYDVSTRKCDWEYWHGKRDFYQTCEQKKALGIKLRCGNQLLDNYVKYYKEDARREAREGRHNSPAKVMWEKWRLEGIKQKEEENSWRAVLQEYDEMKGLEKRLCAKIGCTGDWAADVARSSYLEKIAMDKMKEDEVKEADDNMDEEDNSRLDALAELVLEHDACKMAQQEHNVHVHNAGETSRATDILLQVEEDKEEEWYTQAVDEAEAAYYSQKNLMVEQEEDDEWLTQAVDEIEAAYYRQKAEKAKGVVVEACESDDDDLLPGYVSG, from the exons ATGATGAACCTGTATCGAGTAGAGTATTGgaaaaaacgcggtcgaccgagGGAGCTATATGCGGACGCCTCTTGTGTGGATGCCCCGGTACCTCCGGACCTCCCGGTTCCAAATTGTGATTGTCAAAAGCCGGCAGAAGTGATGCAATCTAGGCATCCTGACACCGCTGCACGGTGTTTCTACACATGTGGCCAATTCAAT GACCATGAGAAGTGCTTCTTCTTCCAGTGGATCGACGGCCCCGACAAGTTTGACCCACGGTTCTTGCTTTTTGCGGGTATTTGCCACGGGAAGTTTCCACGTGATCGCTTCAAACGTtgggtgccgccaccaccaaaCCCCCCACCAATGACTTCTGAGGAGAAGGAAGTAGCTACGGCAAGACGCCTTGATGACCCTCCTAAGTGCTTTTGTGGTGACAAAGCTATGGTAGAGCAGACGCGAGGTCTTGAGTTTGTGTGTCCCAACAAGCATCCA GATTATTCTATGGAAAAGTGTCGTTTTAGAGAGTGGCTATATGGTCCGAAGTCTCATTGGCCggaggaaaagaagaaaaagaatgacAGGATTATTACCGCAGTGCCTCCGGTTAAATGCAAGTGTGGTGTTGAGGCTAGCTACGGCTTAGTTCCTTCCGAACTAGGAGTCGGATATTTTTGTGGTCATATGGTAGACTACGATGTG AGCACTAGGAAATGTGACTGGGAGTATTGGCATGGGAAAAGAGACTTCTACCAAACCTGCGAGCAAAAGAAAGCACTAGGCATTAAGCTTCGATGCGGGAACCAACTGTTGGACAACTATGTGAAGTACTACAAAGAAGACGCACGTCGTGAAGCAAGAGAGGGCCGTCACAATAGCCCTGCAAAAGTAATGTGGGAGAAATGGAGGCTAGAAGGTATCAAGCAAAAAGAAGAGGAGAACTCTTGGAGAGCTGTACTTCAAGAGTATGACGAAATGAAGGGTTTAGAGAAAAGATTGTGTGCTA AGATTGGATGCACCGGAGATTGGGCCGCTGATGTGGCTCGTTCAAGTTATTTGGAGAAGATAGCTATGGACAAGATGAAGGAGGATGAAGTCAAAGAGGCGGACGACAACATGGATGAGGAGGACAACTCAAGATTGGACGCTCTCGCCGAACTTGTGCTTGAGCATGATGCTTGTAAGATGGCTCAACAAGAGCATAATGTACATGTGCACAATGCAGGCGAAACCAGCCGCGCTACGGACATTTTGTTGCAGGTGGAGGAGGATAAGGAGGAGGAATGGTATACACAAGCCGTGGATGAGGCGGAGGCTGCTTACTATAGCCAAAAGAATTTGATGGTAGAGCAGGAGGAGGACGATGAATGGTTAACACAAGCCGTGGATGAAATTGAGGCTGCTTACTACAGGCAAAAGGCGGAAAAGGCAAAAGGAGTGGTGGTGGAGGCTTGTGAGTCCGACGACGACGATTTGCTACCTGGCTACGTTTCTGGTTAG